In Sphingobium sp. B2D3C, a genomic segment contains:
- a CDS encoding glycosyltransferase family 4 protein — protein sequence MVRFLLPVLSPRWLERRRIESARRVDPVDSPPAKPSGRLLVDLTTIARHDARSGIQRVVRSTVTQMRSRSRGADIQAVRYERGAFRHTAWPAAEVIPDVIMNPRPGDIFLGLDLSFDAVRRNAKEFLQYKRSGTRFWFVIYDLLPLQSPQYFSAKVAVRFRWWLVATATLAEGYICISPHVADELRTVLAQRFAMRDEVAIEVIPMGFDSLSAGKQPVQEADLATVISAKEVVLAVGTLEPRKGYGLLIDAFELLWERGSDATLVIVGRSGWKTEALRRRILTHPDFGRRLHWLPTLDDAGLAILYDCASALVAASYGEGFGLPVLEAVARSCPVLARDIPAFRVHARHGLRYFPADAGPGQLADAIAETLHDSTALRTSASPAPLPQWRETADTILGLLGHDLVTAKRE from the coding sequence ATGGTACGTTTTCTGCTGCCGGTTCTGTCGCCGCGTTGGCTGGAACGGCGGCGCATCGAATCGGCCCGCCGCGTCGATCCGGTCGATTCGCCACCGGCCAAGCCGTCAGGCCGTCTTCTGGTCGATCTTACGACCATCGCGCGCCACGATGCGCGCTCTGGCATTCAGCGCGTCGTGCGATCGACCGTGACCCAGATGCGATCCCGGTCACGCGGCGCGGACATTCAGGCGGTCCGGTATGAGCGCGGGGCCTTCCGTCATACGGCATGGCCAGCCGCCGAGGTAATACCAGACGTGATAATGAACCCGCGGCCGGGCGACATCTTTCTAGGGCTGGACCTGTCGTTCGACGCGGTTCGCCGAAACGCGAAGGAATTTCTTCAATACAAGCGGTCCGGCACGCGCTTCTGGTTCGTCATTTACGACTTGTTGCCGCTGCAGAGCCCGCAGTATTTCTCGGCCAAGGTAGCCGTACGCTTCCGCTGGTGGCTGGTCGCCACAGCGACGCTGGCGGAGGGATATATCTGCATTTCGCCACACGTCGCAGACGAATTGCGCACGGTGCTGGCGCAAAGGTTCGCGATGCGCGACGAGGTCGCCATTGAGGTCATACCGATGGGTTTCGACAGTCTGTCTGCCGGGAAGCAGCCTGTGCAGGAAGCGGATCTGGCCACCGTGATCAGTGCCAAGGAAGTGGTATTAGCAGTCGGCACCCTCGAACCGCGCAAGGGGTATGGCCTGCTTATAGACGCGTTCGAATTGTTGTGGGAACGGGGTTCCGATGCGACGCTGGTTATCGTCGGCCGTAGCGGGTGGAAAACCGAAGCTCTGCGGCGACGCATCTTAACTCATCCCGATTTTGGCCGTCGGTTGCATTGGTTACCGACTTTGGACGATGCGGGCCTGGCGATATTGTATGATTGCGCGAGTGCTCTCGTTGCTGCGTCCTATGGTGAGGGATTCGGTCTGCCGGTTTTGGAAGCGGTTGCACGCTCTTGCCCGGTTTTAGCCCGGGATATTCCGGCCTTTCGCGTTCATGCCCGACACGGTCTGCGCTACTTTCCTGCGGACGCCGGTCCCGGCCAGTTGGCCGATGCGATCGCGGAGACGCTGCACGACAGTACCGCACTGCGAACATCGGCTTCGCCGGCACCTCTTCCACAATGGCGGGAAACCGCCGACACGATACTAGGTTTGCTGGGACACGACCTCGTTACCGCCAAGCGTGAATGA
- a CDS encoding class I SAM-dependent methyltransferase, giving the protein MTMENSRLVDASDGQDIRWFHSFELPGGRHIKGIKPLNVQLAEADLFFAESLSGKTVLDIGAWDGFFSFEAERRGAARVLATDHFCWSGPGWGTRDGFNFMHRQLDSQVESLDVDVLALDPNVLGQFDIVLFLGVLYHVKDPYSCLEAAAAMCSNHLIIETVTALPLESLPAMRLYKPGELGGDPTNFWAPNVPALEVMLESFGFSKVKAMPSPVSLGHPLKQGRGLQLRSKASQAATHRTIIHAWR; this is encoded by the coding sequence ATGACCATGGAAAATTCTCGCTTAGTTGACGCCTCGGATGGTCAAGATATCCGCTGGTTCCATTCATTCGAACTTCCCGGGGGGCGGCATATCAAAGGGATCAAGCCGCTGAACGTGCAGCTTGCCGAAGCCGATTTGTTTTTTGCCGAAAGTCTCTCAGGCAAGACGGTTCTGGATATCGGCGCTTGGGACGGTTTTTTTTCGTTCGAAGCAGAACGACGTGGTGCCGCACGAGTGTTGGCGACCGATCATTTCTGCTGGTCAGGCCCCGGCTGGGGGACACGCGATGGCTTCAACTTCATGCATCGTCAGCTCGACTCCCAGGTCGAAAGCCTGGACGTCGACGTGCTTGCGCTCGATCCTAACGTGTTGGGACAGTTCGACATCGTGCTATTCTTAGGGGTGCTTTACCACGTCAAAGATCCGTATAGCTGCCTCGAAGCGGCAGCTGCAATGTGCTCGAATCACCTCATTATCGAGACCGTGACAGCATTGCCGCTTGAGAGCCTGCCCGCAATGCGGCTTTACAAGCCCGGCGAACTCGGCGGCGATCCAACCAATTTCTGGGCACCGAACGTTCCGGCGCTCGAAGTGATGCTGGAAAGTTTTGGCTTCTCGAAGGTAAAGGCGATGCCATCACCGGTATCGCTCGGACACCCCCTCAAACAAGGCCGTGGCCTGCAACTGCGATCAAAGGCTAGCCAGGCCGCGACCCACCGCACAATCATTCACGCTTGGCGGTAA